The genomic DNA TGAGCGGAAAGCGCAATCGGCGGCAGACCAGTGTGCAAGCGCCGGCGCCGGTGGTCGACGCCAACGCCGCCAATGCGTCCAGCGGATACTTCTTTGCCGGCGGCATGGGCCTGATCGGCATATTGATCGTCTGGTGGTTCGAGCTCCCACTCAACTTCGACGTCACGGATCGCGAATTCAATCCGCTGATCTTCATCCCCGTCGTATTCGTCCTCATTGCGCTCTACTCGCTGCTGAAGGCGATCCGCGACACGTTGCGGGTTCGCAAGTTCGGCACGACGACACTTGTCGCCGGACCCGCGACGGCCGGCCGGCGCTTCGAAGGTTCGGTACGATCAAGCCGCGATCTGGCGCCGGACGGCGACTACACGGTGCAACTGAAGTGCATCCGCACCTACCGGGTCGGCGGCCCGATCGTGAACACCAGCGGGACGCAAAAATCGACCTACAAGGACGAGCTCAAATGGCAGGAAACGATCGCCGTGCCATGCGCGTCGATCCGGTCGAGCGCAGGCATTCCCTTCGCTTTCCAGATACCGCCCGAGGCGCTGGCCTCCAAAGGGCCGCCGATATATGAGCGGGTGGATGGCAATGTGCGATGGATCCTGACCGTCAGCGCTCCCATGCGGGGGCTGGACTACTACGCCGTCTTCGCAATCGACATGCGTGGCGCCGGAAGCAGAGAATGACGGGGCGGGACTTAGCGCCCCTTTGCGACGCGGTCGAATGCCATCAGCTTTTCCAGCAAGGCCGGCATGTCCTTGAGAGGCACCATGTTGGGGCCGTCGGAAGAGGTCGAGTTGTCCGGATCATGGTGGGTCTCGATGAAGACCCCGGCGACGCCGACGGCGACGGCTGCGCAGGCCAGTGTTGCCACGAAGCGCCGCTCACCGCCGGAGGAGGCGCCCTGCCCGCCCGGCTGCTGCACGGAATGAGTGGCGTCGAAAATCACCGGCGCGCCGATCTCGGCCATGATCGGCAGCGCGCGCATGTCCGACACCAGCGTGTTGTAGCCGAAGGATGCGCCGCGCTCGGTGACCAGCACGTTCGGGTTGCCGGAACCCGTGATCTTGGCGACGACATTCTTCATGTCCCAGGGCGCGAGGAACTGGCCCTTCTTCACGTTGACGATTTTGCCGGTCCGCGCAGCGGCGACAAGCATGTCGGTCTGGCGCGAAAGGAAGGCCGGTATCTGCAGGACGTCGACATGCGGCGCCACGATCGCGCATTGCTCCTCGGTGTGGACGTCGGTCAGCACCGGCAGTGAAAACGTCTTGCGCAGATCGTCAAAGATGGGCATCGCCGCGTCGAGCCCGGCTCCGCGCGTCGCCGACAGCGAGGTGCGGTTAGCCTTGTCGTAGCTCGTCTTATAGACGAGGCCGATGCCCAGCCGCTCAGTCAGTTCCTTCAG from Mesorhizobium sp. M1E.F.Ca.ET.045.02.1.1 includes the following:
- the kdsA gene encoding 3-deoxy-8-phosphooctulonate synthase; the encoded protein is MSEPLAPNTSVTVGKVVFANNAPLSLIAGPCQLESRQHAFDMAGALKELTERLGIGLVYKTSYDKANRTSLSATRGAGLDAAMPIFDDLRKTFSLPVLTDVHTEEQCAIVAPHVDVLQIPAFLSRQTDMLVAAARTGKIVNVKKGQFLAPWDMKNVVAKITGSGNPNVLVTERGASFGYNTLVSDMRALPIMAEIGAPVIFDATHSVQQPGGQGASSGGERRFVATLACAAVAVGVAGVFIETHHDPDNSTSSDGPNMVPLKDMPALLEKLMAFDRVAKGR